A genome region from Solirubrobacter pauli includes the following:
- a CDS encoding HAD family hydrolase yields MIKAVISDFGGVITLPLDEAFARAHEELGVPLSALGAAMKLAASRSDEPPLFKLERGELTDPEFMAIMQRSISEVVEREVVLDNYGERLMRELRPNEPLLEYYASLKARGVRLAILTNNVREWQPRWMPLLPDGMFELIVDSGFEGVRKPEPEIYHRTLDRLGLEAADCAFVDDLEVNVKAADALGLHGVWFKTTDQAVAALDQLVL; encoded by the coding sequence GTGATCAAGGCGGTCATCAGCGACTTCGGCGGCGTGATCACGCTGCCGCTCGACGAGGCGTTCGCCCGCGCGCACGAGGAGCTCGGCGTGCCGCTGTCGGCACTCGGCGCGGCGATGAAGCTCGCCGCGTCACGCTCGGACGAGCCACCGCTGTTCAAGCTCGAGCGCGGCGAGCTGACCGACCCCGAGTTCATGGCGATCATGCAGCGCTCGATCAGCGAGGTGGTCGAGCGTGAGGTCGTGCTCGACAACTACGGCGAGCGGCTCATGCGCGAGCTGCGGCCGAACGAGCCGCTGCTGGAGTACTACGCGAGCCTGAAGGCGCGCGGCGTGCGACTCGCGATCCTCACCAACAACGTGCGGGAATGGCAGCCGCGCTGGATGCCGCTCCTCCCCGACGGGATGTTCGAGCTGATCGTGGACTCGGGCTTCGAGGGCGTGCGCAAACCCGAGCCGGAGATCTACCACCGGACGCTGGACCGGCTCGGGCTCGAGGCGGCCGACTGCGCGTTCGTGGACGATCTGGAAGTGAACGTGAAGGCCGCGGATGCGCTCGGCCTGCACGGCGTGTGGTTCAAGACGACCGACCAGGCGGTCGCCGCGCTTGACCAGCTAGTTCTCTGA
- a CDS encoding FxsA family protein has protein sequence MPLLLVLLFIIVPIAELALLIQVGQAIGVWWTVLILIADALLGSYLLRSQGRLAWRRFNEALASGRLPHKEVVDGVLVIFGGVLLLCPGFITDIFGLLFLFPPTRVVLRRLLVRRGALRLVGAMPGTASPPRGGASPYSGNGHPRDIEGSAIDIDPPPPSR, from the coding sequence ATGCCCCTCCTGCTCGTCCTCCTCTTCATCATCGTCCCGATCGCCGAGCTGGCGCTGCTGATCCAGGTGGGTCAGGCCATCGGCGTGTGGTGGACAGTGCTGATCCTGATCGCCGACGCGCTGCTCGGCTCGTACCTGCTGCGCTCGCAGGGGCGGCTCGCGTGGCGGCGCTTCAACGAGGCGCTCGCGTCCGGGCGGCTGCCGCACAAGGAGGTCGTGGACGGGGTGCTGGTGATCTTCGGCGGCGTGCTGCTGCTCTGCCCCGGGTTCATCACGGACATCTTCGGCCTGCTGTTCCTGTTCCCGCCCACGCGCGTGGTGCTGCGGCGGCTGCTCGTGCGCCGTGGCGCGCTGCGGCTGGTCGGGGCGATGCCGGGCACGGCGTCCCCGCCGCGCGGCGGCGCGTCGCCGTACTCCGGGAACGGGCACCCGCGGGACATCGAGGGCAGCGCGATCGACATCGACCCACCCCCGCCGTCGCGATGA
- a CDS encoding STAS domain-containing protein, producing the protein MVSFDAELAILRITGDEDRTTSGRRRRPFSTALNATRDVIVDLSELTFADPSLMIDLACLAQRLRANGVTLWLAHPQPNVRTLIETVGLHRLPAVRVNDGAKPALT; encoded by the coding sequence ATCGTCTCCTTCGACGCAGAGCTCGCCATCCTCCGCATCACGGGGGACGAGGACCGAACGACCAGCGGTCGGCGCCGGCGACCCTTCTCCACGGCCTTGAACGCCACGCGCGACGTGATCGTGGACCTGAGCGAGCTGACGTTCGCGGACCCGTCGCTGATGATCGACCTGGCATGCCTCGCGCAGCGGCTGCGGGCCAACGGGGTGACGCTCTGGCTCGCGCATCCGCAGCCGAACGTGCGGACGCTGATCGAGACGGTCGGGCTGCACCGGCTGCCCGCCGTGCGCGTGAACGACGGCGCTAAGCCGGCGTTGACGTAA
- a CDS encoding metal-sulfur cluster assembly factor: MIQEDDVLEALSNVIDPELGLDFVELGLVYGVEIDGSKVGITFTLTTPACPIGPQVSEQMQEFVGELPGVTEVTPNMVFTPAWTPDKMSEDAKFALGY; encoded by the coding sequence ATGATCCAAGAAGACGACGTCCTCGAGGCGCTTTCGAACGTGATCGACCCGGAGCTCGGGCTCGACTTCGTGGAGCTCGGGCTGGTCTACGGCGTCGAGATCGACGGCAGCAAGGTGGGCATCACCTTCACGCTGACGACCCCGGCCTGCCCGATCGGCCCGCAGGTCTCCGAGCAGATGCAGGAGTTCGTCGGCGAGCTCCCGGGCGTGACCGAGGTCACCCCGAACATGGTCTTCACCCCCGCGTGGACCCCGGACAAGATGTCCGAGGACGCGAAGTTCGCGCTCGGCTACTGA
- a CDS encoding RNA polymerase sigma factor, which translates to MRDLRTASDEELLALTPQQPRAFGEFYARHETLVLGFFRQRTVSADVALDLTAETFVQALSSVRRFKPGPEPAVAWLLAIARHVLLKSLRRRRVATRARARMAMEPIAVDDWDLQQIDELGELSASQLLSGLPAEQAAAIQARVFDEQPYSAIAEQLRCSPLVARKRVSRGLAALRTMLDQD; encoded by the coding sequence GTGAGAGATCTCCGCACGGCGAGCGATGAGGAGTTGCTCGCGCTGACTCCTCAGCAGCCCCGTGCCTTCGGCGAGTTCTACGCGAGGCATGAGACGCTTGTTCTCGGGTTCTTTCGCCAACGGACCGTGTCTGCGGACGTGGCCTTGGACCTGACGGCGGAGACCTTCGTGCAGGCGTTGAGCTCGGTGCGGCGATTCAAGCCTGGTCCAGAGCCCGCCGTCGCGTGGTTGCTTGCGATCGCCCGTCATGTGCTGTTGAAGTCGCTGCGTCGTAGGCGTGTGGCGACTCGTGCGCGAGCTCGTATGGCCATGGAGCCGATCGCCGTGGACGACTGGGACTTGCAGCAGATCGACGAGCTGGGAGAGCTGTCGGCCTCGCAACTGCTCTCCGGCTTGCCGGCCGAACAAGCCGCGGCGATTCAGGCTCGAGTGTTCGACGAGCAGCCGTACTCCGCAATCGCGGAGCAGCTCCGTTGTTCGCCGCTTGTGGCCCGCAAACGCGTGAGCCGTGGGCTCGCCGCGCTCCGAACGATGCTCGACCAGGACTGA
- a CDS encoding ABC transporter substrate-binding protein codes for MLLPLLLAAVLSACGGDDDAVPVVVSAPVSTEPWIARSITNGAKLAVDEINAAGGLTLARDERRPLKLVTLDNASSPATALANAREAVDRKAAILITDGTGARAIGDLTDRAHLPAFVVFEGGAGLIDPQRHPTVFRLAPADAIMTRRLADYIANQLPKVAMITDDSGYGTQGRAALRDAFTVDEVQVVSDQVIPRRAQDLAPQILQAKRSGADRLVVWASAADVAATLEAVAKAGWDVPVLSGQTGEDPLIRQRLVAHPEYLSRLRFVSSRITAEMGPKPFNQFRARYERAVGVDEVGVQQDGRDVIQPPDWPMYPYDAVKLAAEAAKDAGALGAPLVQALNDGTRITGANGDQRAYNRDYHEGVSPQDTYFARYEGFEFVPVVDDPLSGTLPKVNQLR; via the coding sequence GTGCTCCTCCCCCTTCTGCTCGCCGCCGTGCTCAGCGCGTGTGGCGGCGACGACGACGCCGTGCCGGTCGTCGTCAGCGCGCCGGTCTCGACGGAGCCCTGGATCGCCCGCTCGATCACCAACGGCGCGAAGCTCGCCGTCGACGAGATCAACGCCGCCGGCGGCCTGACGCTCGCCCGCGACGAGCGCCGCCCGCTGAAGCTCGTCACGCTCGACAACGCCTCGAGCCCGGCGACCGCGCTGGCCAACGCCCGCGAAGCGGTCGACCGCAAGGCCGCGATCCTGATCACCGACGGCACCGGCGCCCGCGCCATCGGCGACCTCACCGACCGCGCCCACCTGCCGGCGTTCGTCGTCTTCGAGGGCGGCGCCGGGCTGATCGACCCGCAGCGCCACCCGACCGTCTTCCGCCTCGCCCCGGCCGACGCGATCATGACCCGCCGCCTGGCCGACTACATCGCCAACCAGCTGCCCAAGGTCGCCATGATCACCGACGACTCCGGCTACGGCACCCAGGGCCGGGCCGCCCTGCGCGACGCCTTCACCGTCGACGAGGTGCAGGTCGTCTCCGACCAGGTGATCCCCCGCCGCGCCCAGGACCTCGCCCCGCAGATCCTGCAGGCGAAGCGCTCAGGCGCCGACCGCCTGGTCGTATGGGCGAGCGCGGCCGACGTCGCGGCCACGCTCGAGGCCGTCGCCAAGGCCGGCTGGGACGTCCCGGTGCTGTCCGGCCAGACGGGCGAGGACCCGCTGATCCGGCAGCGGCTCGTCGCCCACCCCGAGTACCTGAGCCGGCTGCGCTTCGTCTCCAGCCGCATCACCGCCGAGATGGGCCCGAAGCCCTTCAACCAGTTCCGCGCCCGCTACGAGCGGGCCGTCGGCGTGGACGAGGTCGGCGTCCAGCAGGACGGCCGCGACGTGATCCAGCCGCCCGACTGGCCCATGTACCCCTACGACGCGGTCAAGCTCGCCGCCGAGGCGGCCAAGGACGCGGGCGCGCTCGGCGCCCCGCTCGTCCAAGCCCTCAACGACGGCACCCGCATCACGGGCGCCAACGGCGACCAGCGCGCCTACAACCGCGACTACCACGAGGGCGTGTCGCCGCAGGACACGTACTTCGCCCGCTATGAGGGCTTCGAGTTCGTACCCGTGGTCGACGACCCGTTGTCCGGGACGTTGCCCAAGGTGAACCAGCTGCGCTGA
- a CDS encoding ABC transporter permease subunit has translation MSGPVAIQALVTGLATGAAYGLIGLGFALVWRLTRTLAFAHGDVVTGAVFVGVLAVVGTVPVASSLGAGATLALSAVTVLAGAALSVAVYAIAVRPFAPRESAWGGPAIVGADAGAEAPPVTDSRWRPARGAADARYEAPVADAPRRPARGAADTPVAGAPHRPARGAAPLARLAADPLRRGALGWAAGGLAAGLLVRELLGLIFPQQSYALPDPLGSPGTLALGGGVALPVRALEVLAVGLAVGVLVERLLAWTGAGAVMRAVADDAGAAALLGVPTERVVLVAFALAGALAGLAGLLIAPQAPLGLEDGVLLGLKGMTAALLLKLGALRLAIAGGLIVGAVEGLILATPSLGAGWADLTILAALAVLAALRR, from the coding sequence GTGAGCGGGCCGGTCGCCATCCAGGCGCTGGTGACCGGCCTGGCCACGGGCGCCGCGTACGGGCTGATCGGGCTCGGGTTCGCGCTCGTCTGGCGGCTCACCCGCACGCTGGCGTTCGCGCACGGGGACGTCGTGACCGGCGCGGTGTTCGTCGGCGTGCTGGCGGTGGTCGGCACCGTCCCCGTGGCGTCCTCGCTCGGCGCGGGCGCCACGCTCGCGCTGAGTGCGGTGACCGTGCTCGCCGGGGCGGCGCTCTCGGTCGCCGTGTACGCGATCGCGGTGCGGCCGTTCGCGCCGCGGGAGAGCGCGTGGGGCGGCCCGGCCATCGTCGGGGCGGACGCGGGGGCCGAGGCGCCGCCGGTCACGGATTCGCGGTGGCGGCCCGCGCGCGGCGCCGCGGATGCACGGTACGAGGCGCCGGTCGCCGATGCGCCGCGCCGGCCCGCCCGCGGGGCCGCGGACACGCCGGTCGCCGGTGCGCCGCACCGGCCCGCCCGCGGCGCCGCGCCGCTGGCACGGCTGGCCGCCGATCCGCTGCGCCGCGGCGCGCTCGGCTGGGCGGCCGGCGGCCTGGCGGCGGGCCTGCTCGTCCGCGAGCTGCTCGGCCTGATCTTCCCGCAGCAGTCGTACGCGCTGCCGGACCCGCTCGGCTCACCGGGGACGCTCGCACTCGGCGGCGGCGTCGCGCTGCCCGTGCGGGCGCTGGAGGTGCTCGCGGTGGGGCTGGCGGTCGGCGTGCTCGTCGAGCGGCTGCTCGCGTGGACGGGGGCGGGCGCGGTCATGCGCGCCGTCGCCGACGACGCGGGCGCGGCCGCGCTGCTGGGCGTCCCGACCGAACGCGTCGTGCTCGTGGCCTTCGCGCTGGCCGGCGCGCTGGCCGGGCTCGCCGGGCTGCTGATCGCGCCGCAGGCCCCGCTGGGGCTGGAGGACGGCGTCCTGCTCGGGCTCAAAGGCATGACCGCCGCGCTGCTGCTCAAGCTCGGGGCGCTGCGCCTCGCCATCGCGGGCGGGCTGATCGTCGGCGCGGTCGAGGGGCTGATCCTCGCCACGCCCTCGCTCGGCGCGGGCTGGGCGGACCTGACGATCCTCGCCGCGCTCGCGGTGCTGGCCGCGCTGCGGCGATGA